The Neptunomonas concharum genomic interval ATTGGCGCACCTGATCCACCTTAATCGCCTTACCCGGCGCTTCAGGCTGTAGGAAATAAAGATCAGGGTGGCCACTGCTATTGAGTAGTTGACAACTACGACACTCCCCACATGCTTTATCATTCAGGGGTTGATGGCACATCACATAACCTGCGATCGCTTCCGCCAAACGCACCTTCCCGATACCCGGCATACCATTTAATAGCAACGCATGAGGAAGACGCTGGTCATTAAACAGCTTTAATACCCGCTGCCACTGGCCGTCAAACCAAGGATAAACAACCGCATTTAATGAGTGATAACGATCACTTATTTCCATTAAACAAGCCCCAGATGCTTTTCTAAAGCCGCTGCAATTTGTTCCTGTACATTCGATAATGATTGAGAGGCATCAATCAATGCAAAACGATCAGGTTCCGCTCGCATGCGATGATGGTAGCCTTGGCGGACCTTTTCAAAAAACGCCTGTTTTTCTTGTTCAAAACGATCGGGGGCGCTGCGCAATTTCGCTCGCTCCATACCTAACTCAACAGGCATATCTAATAGCAGCGTCAAGTTCGGCCTTAACTCTCCTTGAACATAGGCTTCAAGTTGCTGTATACGATCCCAACAGATGCCCCGTCCTGCTCCTTGATAAGCAAAGGTTGCATCGGTAAAGCGATCGCTTAAGACCCAATGGCCCTTTTCTAGCTTAGGTCTAATCACTTGGTTTATATGTTGGGCACGCGCAGCGAAGACGAGCAAGATCTCAGCATCATCACACATAGTCTCTTCGCGAGGAGCAAGTAACAATTCACGAATCTCTTCAGCCAAGGGGGTACCACCGGGTTCCCTTGTTAGGCACAGATTAATGCCTCGCTCTTTAAGGAAGGCTTCAATAAACTCAATATTGGTGCTCTTGCCCACACCTTCTGTGCCCTCAATGGTGATAAAGCGACCT includes:
- the tmk gene encoding dTMP kinase, which codes for MSSQTTGRFITIEGTEGVGKSTNIEFIEAFLKERGINLCLTREPGGTPLAEEIRELLLAPREETMCDDAEILLVFAARAQHINQVIRPKLEKGHWVLSDRFTDATFAYQGAGRGICWDRIQQLEAYVQGELRPNLTLLLDMPVELGMERAKLRSAPDRFEQEKQAFFEKVRQGYHHRMRAEPDRFALIDASQSLSNVQEQIAAALEKHLGLV